A part of Flexistipes sp. genomic DNA contains:
- a CDS encoding ABC transporter ATP-binding protein, whose product MSEKLLDVKNLVVNFKMRSGEVTAINDVSFSLLKGEKFGLVGESGAGKSVTGFSIINLISKPGYIKSGEILFKNKDLAKLDYESVRKIRGNRISMIFQDPMMTLNPVLTIGTQMMETLMAHKNISKSEARKIAVEKLKKVHIPSPEKRLEQYPHEFSGGMRQRIIIAISLLTDPELIIADEPTTALDVTIQAEIMELLLQLCDSMGMGLILITHDLAVVSQVTDRMAVMYAGKIIEEGKTLEIIESPKHPYTEGLIAALPESADTKEKLNQIPGNMPGLGKIPEGCSFHPRCTKMMDICLTDEPELKEYKKLHRKISCHLYNEKEL is encoded by the coding sequence ATGTCCGAAAAGTTGCTTGATGTTAAAAATCTTGTTGTGAATTTCAAAATGCGCAGCGGTGAGGTGACGGCAATTAACGATGTTTCATTCTCTCTGCTAAAAGGTGAAAAATTCGGACTGGTTGGTGAAAGCGGAGCCGGTAAATCTGTGACGGGCTTTTCGATAATAAACCTTATCAGTAAACCCGGATACATAAAATCAGGAGAAATTCTTTTTAAAAACAAAGACCTGGCAAAATTGGATTACGAATCGGTCAGAAAAATAAGAGGTAATCGTATCAGCATGATATTCCAGGATCCGATGATGACACTTAACCCCGTGCTTACCATCGGAACCCAGATGATGGAAACACTGATGGCACACAAAAATATATCAAAATCTGAAGCCAGAAAAATTGCCGTTGAAAAACTAAAAAAAGTCCATATCCCTTCTCCGGAAAAAAGGCTTGAGCAGTATCCCCATGAGTTTTCCGGCGGAATGAGACAGCGTATAATTATTGCTATTTCACTGCTCACTGATCCGGAACTGATTATAGCAGATGAGCCTACGACAGCTCTGGATGTAACAATCCAGGCTGAAATTATGGAACTGCTTCTCCAGCTGTGTGACTCCATGGGTATGGGATTAATTCTCATTACACACGATCTGGCTGTTGTATCCCAGGTTACCGACAGAATGGCTGTGATGTATGCAGGTAAAATTATTGAAGAAGGCAAAACTCTGGAAATCATTGAAAGTCCCAAGCACCCTTACACTGAAGGACTGATTGCAGCGCTGCCTGAAAGTGCAGATACAAAAGAGAAACTTAATCAAATACCGGGCAATATGCCCGGACTGGGCAAAATACCTGAGGGATGCAGTTTCCATCCACGGTGCACTAAAATGATGGACATCTGTTTAACGGATGAGCCTGAATTAAAAGAATATAAAAAATTACACCGTAAAATATCGTGTCATCTTTACAATGAAAAGGAGCTGTAA
- a CDS encoding ABC transporter permease encodes MFAFVVRRIVQALIVVFVISIISFAIKSNVGDPVRQMTGVSVSEKERDELREKLGLNDPVHIQYFRFMKKAVQGDFGVSYFYRKPAVDVIISKAPATIELVLVSSFIIVFLSVPLGIYSAIYPKKLFSRFLMGGSIVGVSIPVFLTAIVLIYIFSIQLGWLPSYGRGELVNINGWQTGFLTVSGWKHLILPSISLSSIMLPLFIRLIRSEMMEVLESEYIKYAWAKGLDKYRVWFVHAFKNTLLPVITVGGVQLGITIAFTILTETVFQWQGLGFLFMEAVERSDTSLLIAYLMFVGIVMVVVNTLVDIIYGLVNPTIRVTGSGK; translated from the coding sequence TTGTTTGCTTTTGTAGTAAGAAGAATTGTACAGGCTCTTATTGTGGTTTTCGTCATCAGCATCATTTCATTTGCCATTAAAAGTAATGTCGGTGATCCAGTCAGGCAGATGACAGGTGTATCCGTATCGGAAAAAGAAAGGGATGAGCTGAGGGAGAAGCTCGGATTAAATGATCCCGTTCATATCCAGTATTTTAGATTTATGAAAAAAGCTGTTCAGGGGGATTTCGGGGTATCTTATTTCTACAGAAAACCCGCTGTGGATGTTATTATTTCAAAAGCCCCGGCAACCATTGAGCTCGTATTGGTCAGCTCATTTATAATAGTTTTTCTATCCGTGCCTCTGGGTATTTATTCGGCAATTTATCCGAAAAAACTTTTCTCACGATTTTTGATGGGGGGAAGTATTGTCGGTGTTTCCATACCTGTTTTTCTTACGGCTATCGTCTTAATTTATATCTTTTCCATTCAGCTGGGATGGCTCCCCTCTTACGGACGAGGCGAATTGGTTAATATAAACGGCTGGCAGACAGGTTTTCTAACTGTTAGCGGGTGGAAACATCTAATCCTGCCCAGCATCTCACTTTCTTCAATCATGCTTCCGCTTTTCATCAGACTGATACGCTCGGAAATGATGGAAGTTCTCGAGTCGGAATACATAAAATACGCATGGGCTAAAGGGCTTGATAAATACCGGGTTTGGTTCGTCCATGCTTTCAAAAATACACTTCTGCCTGTGATAACTGTGGGCGGTGTACAGCTGGGGATAACAATAGCTTTTACAATACTTACTGAGACCGTATTTCAGTGGCAGGGTTTGGGTTTTCTTTTTATGGAAGCGGTTGAGCGTTCAGATACATCCCTGCTCATTGCATATCTTATGTTCGTAGGTATCGTAATGGTTGTTGTAAATACATTGGTTGATATAATATACGGACTTGTAAATCCCACAATCAGAGTGACGGGGTCGGGAAAATGA
- a CDS encoding ABC transporter permease: MMDKISKFRNSYLWYSFKNDKFAIASFLVFMLLLIIAVFAPIISPYNPYSPDNIFILNAEMPPFWIDGGSKEFLLGTDDQGRDLLSTMIYGLRISIIIGIGAVLLQAVLGIIIGLISGYVGGKIDSFFMRLADVQLSFSYLMVAIFLSAIFKAAFGVGTFGEVAVPFLIIVIGLAQWPQYARTVRASVLAEKEKEYVQAARVTGFGSVKIMWSHILPNCLSPIFVLSTIQVANAVMSEAALSFLGLGMPVTRPSLGSLINSGFEYIFSGSWWITAFPGIVLVILVLSVNMLGDWLRDTLNPKLYKG, from the coding sequence ATGATGGACAAAATCAGCAAATTCAGAAACTCATACCTCTGGTACAGTTTTAAAAACGACAAATTTGCAATAGCCAGTTTTTTGGTTTTCATGTTACTGTTAATTATAGCAGTATTTGCACCGATTATTTCACCTTATAACCCTTACAGCCCTGACAATATTTTTATTCTCAATGCCGAAATGCCTCCTTTCTGGATTGACGGGGGAAGCAAAGAATTTCTGCTGGGTACAGACGATCAGGGAAGGGATTTACTTTCCACAATGATTTACGGACTCAGAATTTCAATAATCATTGGCATAGGTGCAGTGCTTTTGCAGGCAGTACTGGGAATAATAATAGGACTAATTTCAGGCTACGTAGGCGGTAAAATAGATTCTTTTTTTATGCGTTTGGCCGATGTTCAGCTTTCGTTTTCATATCTTATGGTGGCAATTTTTCTCAGTGCAATATTCAAAGCCGCTTTTGGTGTCGGCACTTTCGGTGAAGTAGCTGTACCCTTTCTCATAATTGTTATAGGACTTGCCCAGTGGCCTCAGTATGCCAGAACCGTACGGGCTTCTGTATTGGCTGAGAAAGAGAAAGAATACGTGCAGGCAGCGAGGGTTACAGGTTTTGGATCTGTAAAAATTATGTGGTCACATATACTGCCCAACTGTTTATCCCCAATTTTTGTACTTTCAACAATTCAGGTTGCAAATGCAGTAATGAGCGAAGCCGCCCTCTCTTTTCTGGGACTCGGTATGCCTGTAACAAGACCTTCCCTTGGCTCACTTATAAATTCAGGTTTCGAATATATTTTCAGCGGTTCCTGGTGGATCACGGCTTTTCCGGGTATCGTGCTGGTAATTCTTGTATTATCTGTAAACATGCTGGGTGACTGGCTGAGGGATACACTAAATCCTAAACTCTACAAGGGGTAA